One Ricinus communis isolate WT05 ecotype wild-type chromosome 7, ASM1957865v1, whole genome shotgun sequence genomic region harbors:
- the LOC125370618 gene encoding ATP synthase subunit 9, mitochondrial — MWEKMLLKYQQLWKQVKLIRPLGASKNSYSLDRNENSKVEILEGAKSIGARAATIALAGATVGIRNVSSSLIRSVARNPSLAKQLF, encoded by the exons atgtgggagaaaATGCTCCTCAAATATCAACAGCTTTGGAAGCAAGTCAAGCTTATTCGTCCTTTAGGAGCAAGCAAGAACAGCTACTCTCTCGACAG aaatgagaATTCGAAAGTTGAGATATTAGAAGGTGCTAAATCAATCGGTGCAAGAGCTGCTACAATAGCTTTGGCGGGAGCTACTGTCGGCATTAGAAATGTCTCCAGTTCTTTGATCCGTTCCGTGGCGCGAAATCCATCCTTAGCtaaacaattattttga